Below is a window of Aerococcus viridans DNA.
GAATGAAATTAAATCAATCGAGTGGACCATTTCTGGGACTAGTCGTATCAACAATCAAACTTTGACAACTTCCGTCGAAGTGAAATTGTCACAATTATAATTAAAGGAGCCTATATGAGCCGTTATTTAGTTGGAACCATCTTTGCCATCTTATGTATTTTAGTTAACATATATATTGTCTGGAAGGGGCAAACCCCTGAAGGTATGACTGCCGCCCAACAAGCCCGATTAAAGGTGGTCGGTGGCGTCTTATTACTCTTGGCCTTTGTTGCGCTCACATTTGGTGAAGCACTAGGACTTCAATAAGCAAAATGAATAACATTTTCCAAATAAACTATTTATTTGTTATTCTTATTGTATGCCGTGGAATATTATCTTTTAAATATTGAGTTGAGACTGGGACAATACAAATCTCAATTAACTAAATAAAGAGAGAAAAAAGATTTCGAAGTGAAATCTTTTTTCTCTCTTTTAATTTTTTTGCTTAAATCGTACGTTTGTTGTTGAATGTTTGCGTTGAGTCGTCGATTTTTTGCTTGTTACCAAAAACGACTAAATTATCTGCGTCCAGTGCGATTTGGATTTGATCTTTAAAGGCAACTAGATCCGCAACCTTGGTATCTAATGCTTGGCTTAATCGTTCATCTACCATATCTTTATTCATGCCCCTAAAGTGACGTGTCACCATCAAGTTATTCACACTAGCTGGTGTTAGTGGATAATGGAAGGCGGTCATTGAACCAATAATAAGTTGGTCAAGGTCGTCTTGACTTAGTCCTGGATTGGCTAAGAAATCCGGTAGCTTATGATATACATCTACTGTCTTATCTACGTTCGGGTCCCGGTATGAATAGGTTGTGACGTCACCTGATGATGTTAGACTGATGCCCGCACCATAGGCACCACCTTTGGCACGAATATTTTCGTGTAAGTAGTCTTTAGATAAGATATTGGCGAAGACAACATAACGACCATTGTAGTCTTCAATTGGCACGCGACCACCTACGGATACGTATTGGACGTTACCATTTGTTTGAATAGCTTCGTGGTAGTTGTTGCCCGCTAAATCAAACTCAACAGATACGGGTTCAACGCTATCCGTCTGGTCAGCTTGATCGATAAACTGATCAACTTGTTCAAGTAATGTGGCTTTATCCGCTGAATCTGCTGTTAAACTAACTGTCAACATGCGAGGATCCCAAATTTTGTCATTCACTTCAATCAATTTAGCAATAAAGTCATCTGCCTTGGTCGAGAAGTTTTCGATTAAGTCGGTCATGTGGTCATAGAATGATAGGCCTGAAATGACGTCTTCATACTTGGCTGCTTGTGAGTAGAATGACCGCAGTCTAGAAATGGCTACGCGGTGGCCAGCCCCTTCGTATGACTGACTCATATTGAATTTCACCCGTTGCAAGACATTTAAAATGCGGGCCTTATCAGAAAAGTCAGTGAATTTCATCGTATCTTGCAATAGTTCAAAACCACGAGCAGAATGGTCGCCAATTGCTGCAAATGATGACACTAAAACTGGCACATAATCATCTTTGGAACCTTCACGAATAAAGACTTTAGGTCGCATAGAAATTCCAGCAGTCGCCTTCATCATTTCAATGTCCATTTGACGATAATCATAATTTTCCGTGTCCAATAACCCTAATAAAATCGTTAGATAATTCACGTATGGCAAGTCTTCCGCTGTAATATGGTCTAATTTGTAAGCCATTTGTACATACCGAATGCCTGATGCGTCTTGTTCATGGAAAAGGACGGGCACCCCTTGTTGGCCGGTTAATGTTTCTTCAGCTATCGCTTGGGTTGTCCGCGGTACGTCAGAAATATCTAATTGCGGTAGGGCTTGACGAGCTTCTTCGGTATCCGGTGTGTCTTGGTAGACCCGCAGTGCTTGGTTTTCCTGAATTAATGCTTGAATGTCTTGGTCAGTCATTGCGGCTTTTTCAGCAGCTAACTTGGCTTCTAGTTGGTCGTCCTGTTCTTTGAATAAGCCAACTTTCGGTTGGTAAATACCGACTAAGCTGGCATCTGCCGCTAGCAAGTTGTCTTGAAGCCATTTTTCATAGAAGTCAGTGGCTAATTTCGCTCTTAAATCGTCGAAATATTTCGAAAAATGAAGGACTTCGGTCGGAGACATGCCATACCGCCATGCCATAGTCATTTGGATCTCATAGGTAATCCCCTTCATGGCACCGCCGGCTTGACGGGCTGCGAATTCGCGCGTATTGATGACCCCTTCGAGTAGGTCGCGGTTAATCCCGTTGGCTACTAGGTCAGTTAGGGTTTCATTGATTACAGCAAGGGCCTTGTCCTTGTTGGCTGGATTGAACTGTTTCAGGACTAGACCGAAATCTAGGTAGTAACCGTCTGACCCAATGGCTTCAACTTCTTCCGCTAGCCCTGCTTCGATAAGGGCTTGGCGAATTGGTGCAGCTTCAGATTCAATTAAAGCGTCGCTTAAAATATTGGCCACGTAATTATTGGTCAAGTCTGTAGATGCGCCTACATGGGTCATGTAGGTAAGATAAGAATCATGTTCGGCTGTCTTGCGCTCATCAGCGTCATAAAAGGCCTGGTACTCGCTGTGGCCATTCTTTGTTTCTGGCAAGTCAAATAGAACTTGCTGGTCTTTTTTCAAGAATTCGCTGAAGAAATCGCCGTTGATTTGACTCAAAGTACGGTCGATATCAATATCTCCGTAGACATAGGCTAAAGCATTGTCTGGACGATAGTGGTCGGCGTGGAATTGTTTAAAGTTTTCAAAGGTCAAGTCAGGAATGTCGTAAGGATAGCCACCTGATTCGTGGGCATAGGTCGAGCCTGGGTGCATATTTGCCGTAACATCTTGCATAATAATGCGCTCGGCATCTGAATAAGCTCCACGCATTTCATTGTAAACGACTCCGTTATAGACTATTGGCTCATCCTTGTCGAATAACTCTTTATGCCATCCTTCTTGGCGGAAAATATTTTCTTCACTGGTCATTTTAGGGAAGAAAACGGCGTCTAAATAGACATCCGTTAGGTTATGGAAGTCTTCTTCATTCATAGATGACACTGGGTAAATGGTCATGTCTGAAAAAGTCATGGCATTTAGGAAGGTGTTCATTGACGTTTTCAACATGGTCATAAATGGATCTTTTGCTGGGTATTTACGTGACCCAGAAAGGACTGAATGTTCCACGATATGGGCAACACCAGTTGAATCTTTTGGTGGTGTTTTAAAACCAATCCCAAATGAACGGTTTTGGTCGTCATTTTCAACCCAAATCACTTGGCCGCCAGATTTATCATGGGCAAAGGTGTGGACTTGGGCATTAGCATCTTGAATAAATTGACTGTCTACAAGGGTGAAACCATGCATTTGGTCCCCTGTGTTCAAGCTGGTTGTCATAGAATTATCTCCTTATCGGTCATTTTCTTGTTTCCTTCTATTCTAACAGTTTTTGCAGGACTTTATTAGTCAGACCGCTTATTTGCTATAATAGAAATAAAACAACCAAGAAAGGATGACTTTTATGAAGAGCCAATTCTATGACACACCAGAAAATATTACTGCCGGAACGACCTTAAAAGATCCCAACCAAGCCCTTAACGGCAATTTGGCCTTACATACTGGAGAAAATCCGACGCAAGTTGTGGCAAATCGACAAACTTTAGCGGATGCATTACAGGTTGACGCCGACCAGTTCGTTTTCGCTAATCAAACCCATTCCAAAAAAGCTTATCGTGTCAAAGCTTGGGACCGGGGACGCGGTAGTCTGTCGACTGAAGATGCGGTGGATGATGTGGACGCCTTGTACACTTACGAAAGCGATGTGGTTGTTGGCGTCTTTACGGCAGATTGTGTACCTGTGATTTTTTATGACGAAGATATTGGTTTAATCGGTGCCATCCATTCAGGCTGGAAAGGGACTGTTCAAGATATCGTGTCAGCCACTTTTGCACAAATCAAAAATGAAAACCCAGATATTTACATGGGTAACATCAAAGTTATTCTCGGTCCTTCGATTGCACAGAAATCTTTTGAAGTGGACAAAGATGTTGCTGACCAATTCAAGGCGCTTGGTTATGCGGATGATTTTATTCAATGGGATGATGGTCACGGGAAGTATTTAGTGGATAATCAAGCAACGGTTGCAGAGCAATTAAAACGTGTTGGTATATTGGCAGACAATATTCGTTTGTCTGATCAAGATACTTTAGCAATGGTTGATGGTTTTTCATACCGCTTAGACAAAACACCTGGTAGACATTTCAACTTTATCACGAGAAAGGGATAGAAGTAGTATTTATACATTATGTAGTAAATTAGTAAGTTTTAAAGAGGTGTAGTAAATTTTCTAAGCCTTCGGCTTCTGCTTTTTCCTATCATTGCCTTAAAAGCAGTAGGACCGTCTTCAGTCTCGGTTTGAAGACTTGTCTGGCGACACAATCTGTAAGGCGTACACGCCAAACAGATTGTTGTGGGCCATCCCTCCTTTTTACTGCTAAGGCATGCTAGGAAAGCGTCAGCCTTAGCTTTGATATTACAGATCTCATGACTTGGAATTTCTCATTAAATAATAATCCATAAATAAGGATTTTCAAGATTATTGAATATAAAATGTAGTCTTTGCTAAGCTTATTCAACTATGGTCTATAAAATAGTTTGTATTGCCAAAAATATTTCTATGTCTATTTTCAAATATGGGCATTAAAAAACCAGCCGTTGGGAGGACGACTGGTTTTTTGTCATCTTTCGTTTTGGGAGGAGAAAGATTTATGAAGAAAAGTTTGGTTCTTTATTGGGTATGCTTATATAATAGGCGATAGCTTTGAAGATATTGTGAAGATTTCGTCAAAAATTGTGTTGTTTCTATGACTTTAAAAGTATAAAAGTTTAAACCTTTTTTCAAACAACAATAAAAAAAAACAGCCGTTGGGAGGACGACTGGTCTACTTGTAATCTTTCGTTTTAGGAGGAGAAAGATTTATGAAGAAAAAAGTTTGGTTCTTTATTGGGTATGCTTATATAATAGGCGATACGTTTGAAGATATGGTGAACATCTCAATCCAAATTATGGTGTTTATATGATGTTTTCTTTAGGAATAGTTTAAGGTAGTCGGTATGCCTAATCTGCTAGGGTTAGTCGGTGAATAATATCTGCATAATCTGGATATTGATTCAGTAAATCTGCTCGTTTGAATAGTTCAAAGTCATCGTATTCAAATCCTGGACTAACCATGCATGAGACTAGTGAATAGCTATCTGCGTCTTCAACTGTTGAGCCAAAAATAGTCCCCTTTGGTACGACTGCTTGAAGAACTTGCCCTTGTTCGACGTCTGTGCCTAAAGCGACTTGTTGATAGTCACCCTCTGCTGTAATCATGTGGACAGTTAGTGGGCTACCGTAGTGGTAGTACCACATTTCATCGGCTGTTAAACGGTGGAATCTTGATGGATTGTTGCTTGTTAGGAGAAAGTAGATACTGGTATATAGGGCACGTGGTTTTTGGCCTTTTAGCTGGGTGGTTTGGTCTGATTTCAATACTTGATAGAAGAAGCCGCCTTCTTCATGTCCTACCATCTTGTAGTGGTCGATCCAAATTGATTTGTCTTTCATATATTTCGCCTCCAAAATATTTGCTTTTCACCTTCAATAGTATCTATTCTCCCGGTATTTTGCACGATTTTTTTATGCCATTTGCGCCCACAATATTACGAATCCAATTAATACAATCCCGTACATGATTTGTCGATATTGTGAAAAAATTATCAAAACACTTCTCTTTGTATAACTTATAACTATTTAATGTCTTGTTTTTTAAACAATCGCTTCACGTTTGTGCTAGGCTACCATTATGAGAAATTTGACTATAATATTAAAAAAATATTGTAAGGAGACAAGCTATGAGCGATATGAATATTTCGAATTTCATGAGTAAAATCGACGGTGCAGTTGCCAAGAAGGATGCCCTTTTTGACCAATCAAAAGTCCGATATTTGTTGCGGGCTATTTACGCGGGTATATTCTTAACCCTGCCAACCGCTATTGGTGTCTTGGTTTGGGATGCCATTGCTGTAGACTACACGTCTTTAGGTAAAATAAGCTACGCTTTGATATTTCCGCTAGGTTTAGCCATGATTATTTATTTGAACGGTGAGTTGGCTACTTCAAATATGATGTACCTTTTCGCAGGTGCGCATCGCCGGAAATTATCTTGGTCAAAAGCATTAACCATTATCTTTATTTGCACATGCATGAACCTACTAGGGGCTGCTATTGTTGGTATACTCATTGGGCATTCTAGTATCGCACATTATTTTAATGCTGATTCTGCGATCATGACCATGATTAATGCGAAATTGGATAAAGACATTTGGACCTTATTCATAGACGGGATTCTCGCAAATATCTTCGTCAATATCACCATTATGGGGCAGATGAAAATGAAGGATGATTCCGCCCGCTTGCTATTTATCGTAGCTGTTATTTTCCTTTTTGTTTATGGCGGATTTGAACATGTAATCGCGAATTTCTCGCTAATGAGTATCGCTTTCTTCTCAGGTAATGACATGGATATGATGGCCGTGTTGATTAATTGGATCTTCGCCTTTATGGGCAATCTAGTAGGTGGCGGTGTTATCATGGGGCTAGGGTATAGCTTCCTAAATAGTGAAGAAACAGGATATCTCGACTAAGTCCAGATGATGAGTTATCCAGAAAAGTATAAAGAATACCGCGCGATTTACATAGAACATCCTAAAAAAATAATAGACCAAGGGTTGCATCTGCTTTGATGTCTCCTTGGTCTATTTTTATGGTTCTTATTCGTTCAACAGGTTGAACAACCGCTAGCCATTTATGCTTCTTCTGCTACCATCAAACTGAATTGGCCTGTCAATGTAATTTCTCCTAGGCCACTTGGTAGGATAAAAGCATCTGCTGCTTTCACGTCCCAAGTCTTGTCGCCAACAGTGATTTGTCCTTGGCCGTCAAGAACTGTACACAATTGGTACTTGTCGGATAATTTGATGTGCAAGTTATCTTCGACAGTCCATTTTGCCACGGAGAAGTATTCATTGGTCCAAAATTCCTGGATAGACCCGCCTGGTAATTCAGTGATGTGCCCATCCGCTAGGGTATCCTGGTGCGGGAAAGTGGTGACATCCGCTGACTGTTGGATGTGTAGGTCGCGTTCATTACCGTTTGCGTCCTTACGTCCGTAGTCATAAACCCGGTAGGTGGTGTTAGAACTTTGTTGGGTTTCGAGGATTAATACGCCACCACCGATAGCATGGATAGTCCCTGCTGGCACGGCGAAGAAATCACCGGCATGAACGGGCACTTTACGTAACAGTTGATCCCACTCGTTCTCTTCGACCATTTCTAAGAACTGTTGTTTATTTTGGGCATTGTGGCCGTAAATCAGATAGGCACCTGGATCAGCGTCCATAATATACCAACACTCCGTCTTCCCAAGGTCATTTTCATGGGCTAGTCCATATTCATCATCAGGGTGCACTTGGACGGACAAGTCTTCCTTGGCATCAATAATTTTGATTAATAATGGAAAACGGTCAGCCGCTTCTCCCAAGAAGATTTCTGGGTGTTTTTGGTACAAGTCAGATAGACTTAAGCCGGCAAGGGATTCAGGTGACGTCACGATAGATTGCCCATGTTCATGTCCTGAGATGACCCACGCTTCTCCCGTCTGGTCTGAAGGGATGTCTAGATTGAATTGACTGCGTAATTTTTGTCCACCCCAGATTTTTTCTTCTAGGTAGGCTTTTAAGAATATGGGTTCTTGCATCGTCACTACTCCTTGTCTTTCTTCCCTCGTTTAAAGGGGTTTTTGAATAAGTTAGCTAGGTTACTTTGTTGTGCGACGAATTTTTCTCGGGGCAGGTACTTGCGCATTGCCCGAAGACTATCTTTAGCTTCATCGACAACAAATTCCAGGAGTTGGCCTTCATCGGTTTCAAAATAGAAGCCGCGGACGTAACGTCCTTTGAAGAACATTTGCACGCGGATGCGTGTAATGTTAACCCATGGAATTTGAATGAAGCCTGGTCCGTTCTCCTCGCGAAATTCAACACCCTCATCGCCCACCATCAGTAAGCCTGACTTAGGGTCGATAGGGTTGATCATCGCATTCGCTTTGGAGACGAACGTTACTTCTGTATTTAATTGAGCTGTCATCTTAACCCATGATACCTAATACATAAAGCACGATACCGATCACAAAGATAGAGAAAATCAAGGTAGTTGCGCTCACTTTACGTTTTAATAGGTACATACATGCTAATGTTAATAGTAATGGCATCATACCAGGTAATAATTGGTTGAATACATCACCTAATGTTGTTGCTGTTGTTGTATTTACTAATTGACCTGATGAAATTTGGTTAATCACATCACGGAAGCTGTCAGCTGTTACATTGCTGTTGTTAGCTGCTTCAACTAAACCATCAAAGTTTACAATAGCATCTTTTTGGTTTGTTACCTCAGAAATTACTCTTGGGAAATTCATTGTTGTCCAACGAGGTACCAATACCCCCATAACGAACATCCCTAGAATAGATGCCCCAACAGTGATTTTTTGAATGATACCACCAGACAAGTCTTTTGTGATTTCAGAACCTGCACGGTAACCTAATTCTTGTGTGTACCAAGTGAAGGCTACACGGATTAAGTTCCAAAGTACGAAGAATAAGATTGGTCCAATGATTGATTGGCTTAAAGCAAGCGATGCAGCGAAGGCACCGATTACTGGACGTAAAGTACCCCAGAAGATTGGGTCACCCACACCAGCAAGAGGACCCATCATCCCAACTTTAACCCCTTGGATAGCTTGGTCTTCAATGACTGTACCATTTGCTTTCTCTTCTTCCATGGCTAAGGTTACCCCTAAAATTGGTGCCTCAACGTATGGGTGAGAGTTGATGAATTCCAAGTGACGTTGTAAAGCTGCCGTACGGTCTTCTTTACTTGTATATAATTTTTTGATTGCTGGGGCTAGTACATAAGCCCAACCAACGTTATGCATACGCTCGTAGTTCCATGAAGCTTGAACGAAAGTTAATCGCCAGTTTGCGACCATCCGGTCTCGTTTTGATAATGTTACGCGGTTTGTTACTTCTTCAGTCATGTCTACCCCTCCTTAATAGTCTTCTAAAATGGCGTCTAACTGGGCATCAACTGAACCTGAACCACCAGATCCTGAACCGCCACCGCCATTAAATTGTGGAGACAATTCAATGTAGATAAGTGCTAAGGCCAAACCGATAATACCCATTGCCACTAAGTTCAATTCTGTAACGGCTGCTAAAGCAAAACCGATAAAGAAGAATGGCCATGTTGTTTTGGTTGCCATCATATTGATAACCATTGCGTAACCTACAGCAACGATCATACCACCACCAACAGCTAGACCACCTGTGATCCAGTCTGGAATGGCTGCTAAAGCGCCTTGTACAGCTGAAGCTGGTAAAGCTAATGTAGCGATTGCTGGAATCATTACACGTAAACCTTGAAGACCTAAAGCCATCATATTGGCAGATTCAACTCCACGAATAGAGCCTTTTTCTGCTTGAGCATCCGCATAATGTGCCAAACCTACTGTCATTGTACGAACGAAGATTGTTAATACTTGACCAGCGATTGCTAAAGGCACTGCAATGGCGATACCTTCGTTTACAGAAGCACCTTTAGTTAATACTAAGATACCAGCGATTACACCTGCTAAGGCAGCATCTGGTGCTTGCGCTGCCCCGATGTTCATCCAACCTAAAGCGATTAATTGTAATTGACCACCTAATAGTAGTCCTTCAGTTAAGTTTCCTGTTGCAAGACCAATTAATGTACAAACAATAATTGGTTGGTGTAATTGGAATGAGTCCAACACACTTTCAAAACCAGCGAATAATGCAATAACACAAATAGCTATAGCTGCAAAAATTGAAATATCCATTTTTCTGTCGACCTCCCTTTTAAATCAAGTTATGATTTTTCAACAGTTTATCTAAGTTTTCGTCTGAGTCTGCTGGGACTTTACGTACGTCAAATTTAACCCCAAGGTCTTTTAATTTTTGTAAAGTAGCTACATCTTCCTCGTCTACTGACAATGATCTTGAAATCATTGTTTTCCCTTTAGAATGCGCCATTGAACCTAAGTTTACTTCCTTAATATCTACACCAGCTTCGATTGCTGCTAATACGTCTTGTGGAGTTTCAAATAATAATAATGCCTTTGTCTTACCAAAACGTGGGTCTTTATCAATTTCCGCTAATTTAGATACTGGAATTGTGTTGGCACGAACACCTGTTGGCGCTGCTTGTTGAATCAATGATTTACGCATGTCATCTTGGGCAACCTTGTCCGATACAACGATAATACGGTTAGGGTTAACTGATTTTACCCAACCAGTGGCTA
It encodes the following:
- the manA gene encoding mannose-6-phosphate isomerase, class I → MQEPIFLKAYLEEKIWGGQKLRSQFNLDIPSDQTGEAWVISGHEHGQSIVTSPESLAGLSLSDLYQKHPEIFLGEAADRFPLLIKIIDAKEDLSVQVHPDDEYGLAHENDLGKTECWYIMDADPGAYLIYGHNAQNKQQFLEMVEENEWDQLLRKVPVHAGDFFAVPAGTIHAIGGGVLILETQQSSNTTYRVYDYGRKDANGNERDLHIQQSADVTTFPHQDTLADGHITELPGGSIQEFWTNEYFSVAKWTVEDNLHIKLSDKYQLCTVLDGQGQITVGDKTWDVKAADAFILPSGLGEITLTGQFSLMVAEEA
- a CDS encoding cupin domain-containing protein, which translates into the protein MKDKSIWIDHYKMVGHEEGGFFYQVLKSDQTTQLKGQKPRALYTSIYFLLTSNNPSRFHRLTADEMWYYHYGSPLTVHMITAEGDYQQVALGTDVEQGQVLQAVVPKGTIFGSTVEDADSYSLVSCMVSPGFEYDDFELFKRADLLNQYPDYADIIHRLTLAD
- a CDS encoding PTS system mannose/fructose/sorbose family transporter subunit IID — encoded protein: MTEEVTNRVTLSKRDRMVANWRLTFVQASWNYERMHNVGWAYVLAPAIKKLYTSKEDRTAALQRHLEFINSHPYVEAPILGVTLAMEEEKANGTVIEDQAIQGVKVGMMGPLAGVGDPIFWGTLRPVIGAFAASLALSQSIIGPILFFVLWNLIRVAFTWYTQELGYRAGSEITKDLSGGIIQKITVGASILGMFVMGVLVPRWTTMNFPRVISEVTNQKDAIVNFDGLVEAANNSNVTADSFRDVINQISSGQLVNTTTATTLGDVFNQLLPGMMPLLLTLACMYLLKRKVSATTLIFSIFVIGIVLYVLGIMG
- a CDS encoding insulinase family protein → MTTSLNTGDQMHGFTLVDSQFIQDANAQVHTFAHDKSGGQVIWVENDDQNRSFGIGFKTPPKDSTGVAHIVEHSVLSGSRKYPAKDPFMTMLKTSMNTFLNAMTFSDMTIYPVSSMNEEDFHNLTDVYLDAVFFPKMTSEENIFRQEGWHKELFDKDEPIVYNGVVYNEMRGAYSDAERIIMQDVTANMHPGSTYAHESGGYPYDIPDLTFENFKQFHADHYRPDNALAYVYGDIDIDRTLSQINGDFFSEFLKKDQQVLFDLPETKNGHSEYQAFYDADERKTAEHDSYLTYMTHVGASTDLTNNYVANILSDALIESEAAPIRQALIEAGLAEEVEAIGSDGYYLDFGLVLKQFNPANKDKALAVINETLTDLVANGINRDLLEGVINTREFAARQAGGAMKGITYEIQMTMAWRYGMSPTEVLHFSKYFDDLRAKLATDFYEKWLQDNLLAADASLVGIYQPKVGLFKEQDDQLEAKLAAEKAAMTDQDIQALIQENQALRVYQDTPDTEEARQALPQLDISDVPRTTQAIAEETLTGQQGVPVLFHEQDASGIRYVQMAYKLDHITAEDLPYVNYLTILLGLLDTENYDYRQMDIEMMKATAGISMRPKVFIREGSKDDYVPVLVSSFAAIGDHSARGFELLQDTMKFTDFSDKARILNVLQRVKFNMSQSYEGAGHRVAISRLRSFYSQAAKYEDVISGLSFYDHMTDLIENFSTKADDFIAKLIEVNDKIWDPRMLTVSLTADSADKATLLEQVDQFIDQADQTDSVEPVSVEFDLAGNNYHEAIQTNGNVQYVSVGGRVPIEDYNGRYVVFANILSKDYLHENIRAKGGAYGAGISLTSSGDVTTYSYRDPNVDKTVDVYHKLPDFLANPGLSQDDLDQLIIGSMTAFHYPLTPASVNNLMVTRHFRGMNKDMVDERLSQALDTKVADLVAFKDQIQIALDADNLVVFGNKQKIDDSTQTFNNKRTI
- a CDS encoding DUF956 family protein — translated: MTAQLNTEVTFVSKANAMINPIDPKSGLLMVGDEGVEFREENGPGFIQIPWVNITRIRVQMFFKGRYVRGFYFETDEGQLLEFVVDEAKDSLRAMRKYLPREKFVAQQSNLANLFKNPFKRGKKDKE
- a CDS encoding mannose/fructose/sorbose family PTS transporter subunit IIC; the encoded protein is MDISIFAAIAICVIALFAGFESVLDSFQLHQPIIVCTLIGLATGNLTEGLLLGGQLQLIALGWMNIGAAQAPDAALAGVIAGILVLTKGASVNEGIAIAVPLAIAGQVLTIFVRTMTVGLAHYADAQAEKGSIRGVESANMMALGLQGLRVMIPAIATLALPASAVQGALAAIPDWITGGLAVGGGMIVAVGYAMVINMMATKTTWPFFFIGFALAAVTELNLVAMGIIGLALALIYIELSPQFNGGGGSGSGGSGSVDAQLDAILEDY
- the pgeF gene encoding peptidoglycan editing factor PgeF produces the protein MKSQFYDTPENITAGTTLKDPNQALNGNLALHTGENPTQVVANRQTLADALQVDADQFVFANQTHSKKAYRVKAWDRGRGSLSTEDAVDDVDALYTYESDVVVGVFTADCVPVIFYDEDIGLIGAIHSGWKGTVQDIVSATFAQIKNENPDIYMGNIKVILGPSIAQKSFEVDKDVADQFKALGYADDFIQWDDGHGKYLVDNQATVAEQLKRVGILADNIRLSDQDTLAMVDGFSYRLDKTPGRHFNFITRKG
- a CDS encoding formate/nitrite transporter family protein: MSDMNISNFMSKIDGAVAKKDALFDQSKVRYLLRAIYAGIFLTLPTAIGVLVWDAIAVDYTSLGKISYALIFPLGLAMIIYLNGELATSNMMYLFAGAHRRKLSWSKALTIIFICTCMNLLGAAIVGILIGHSSIAHYFNADSAIMTMINAKLDKDIWTLFIDGILANIFVNITIMGQMKMKDDSARLLFIVAVIFLFVYGGFEHVIANFSLMSIAFFSGNDMDMMAVLINWIFAFMGNLVGGGVIMGLGYSFLNSEETGYLD